A part of Paenarthrobacter sp. A20 genomic DNA contains:
- a CDS encoding ABC-F family ATP-binding cassette domain-containing protein yields the protein MAHLLGGENLTVSFATRTVLDGVTLGLEDGDRIGMVGRNGDGKSTLMRLLALRSTPDSGRVTKRGDVNVGYLDQGDVLDGDLTVGAAIVGDRADHEWAANAKIREVMGGLVGDVDWHANVHALSGGQKRRVALAKLLIEDHDVIMLDEPTNHLDVEGVAWLARHLKTRWRANQGAFLVVTHDRWFLDEVCNYTWEVHDAMVDMFDGGYAAYVLARAERDRTAAVVENKRQQLVKKELAWLRRGAPARTAKPKFRIEAANDLIADVPDPRDSVALSKMATARLGKDVLDLENVTLDFEGGESGQKLFNNITLRLAPGERLGLVGVNGAGKSTLLKLLNGEIQPTSGKVKRGKTVVTAVLTQDVKELDDVSDLRVIEVIEREKRSFSVGGKEFTAGQLVEQLGFTKEKQWTPVSDLSGGERRRLQLLRLLVGEPNVLMLDEPTNDLDTDTLAAVEDVLDGWPGTLVVVSHDRYLLERVTDNQMALLGDGKLRGLPGGVDQYLELREAALASGAVGGGSGAPTSASGASSSAAAPSGASEAEKREARKDLNRVDRQLGKIAQQEEKLHTQMAAKSESGDFDALGELNAKLRELLDEKEGLELEWLEAAEILGE from the coding sequence TTGGCCCACCTGCTTGGCGGCGAAAACCTCACCGTTTCGTTCGCGACCCGCACTGTCCTCGACGGCGTCACCCTCGGTTTGGAGGATGGCGACCGTATTGGCATGGTGGGCCGCAACGGCGACGGTAAATCGACCCTCATGCGCCTGCTCGCTTTGCGCTCGACGCCGGACTCGGGCCGTGTCACCAAACGCGGTGACGTCAACGTCGGCTACCTGGACCAGGGTGACGTGCTCGACGGCGACCTGACGGTGGGGGCTGCAATCGTCGGTGACCGCGCGGACCACGAATGGGCCGCAAACGCCAAGATCCGCGAAGTGATGGGCGGACTGGTGGGCGACGTCGACTGGCACGCCAACGTCCATGCCCTGTCCGGCGGCCAGAAGCGCCGCGTTGCGCTGGCCAAGCTCCTCATCGAGGACCACGACGTCATCATGCTGGACGAACCCACCAACCACCTCGACGTCGAAGGCGTCGCCTGGCTCGCCCGGCACCTGAAGACACGCTGGCGCGCCAACCAGGGTGCCTTCCTGGTGGTCACCCACGACCGATGGTTCCTCGACGAAGTCTGCAACTACACCTGGGAAGTCCACGACGCCATGGTGGACATGTTCGACGGCGGATACGCCGCCTACGTTCTGGCGCGCGCCGAGCGCGACCGCACGGCCGCCGTCGTCGAAAATAAACGCCAGCAGCTCGTCAAGAAGGAACTTGCCTGGCTGAGGCGCGGCGCCCCCGCCCGAACCGCCAAGCCGAAATTCCGCATCGAAGCAGCCAACGACCTCATCGCCGACGTGCCCGATCCCCGCGACTCCGTGGCCCTCAGCAAGATGGCCACTGCCCGCTTGGGCAAGGACGTGCTGGACCTCGAGAACGTGACACTCGACTTCGAGGGTGGCGAGAGCGGCCAGAAGCTGTTCAACAACATCACCCTCCGTCTCGCACCGGGCGAACGGCTCGGGCTGGTGGGCGTCAACGGCGCCGGCAAATCCACGCTTCTGAAACTGCTGAACGGCGAAATTCAGCCGACCTCGGGCAAGGTCAAGCGCGGTAAGACCGTCGTCACCGCCGTGCTGACCCAGGACGTCAAAGAGCTCGACGACGTCTCCGACCTGCGCGTCATCGAGGTCATCGAACGCGAAAAGCGGTCCTTCAGCGTGGGCGGCAAGGAATTCACTGCCGGCCAGCTGGTTGAACAGCTTGGGTTCACCAAGGAAAAGCAGTGGACGCCGGTCAGCGACCTCTCCGGTGGCGAGCGACGCCGGCTCCAACTCCTGCGCCTGCTGGTAGGAGAGCCCAACGTACTCATGCTCGACGAACCCACCAACGACCTCGATACCGACACCCTTGCCGCCGTCGAGGACGTCCTGGACGGTTGGCCCGGGACCCTGGTGGTGGTCAGCCACGACCGCTACCTGCTGGAACGCGTCACCGACAACCAAATGGCGCTGCTGGGCGACGGGAAACTCCGCGGCTTGCCGGGCGGAGTGGACCAATACCTCGAGCTGCGCGAGGCCGCACTTGCCTCCGGCGCCGTTGGCGGGGGCTCCGGTGCGCCAACTTCTGCCAGCGGAGCTTCCTCGTCCGCTGCCGCCCCTTCAGGTGCCAGCGAAGCCGAAAAGCGTGAAGCCCGGAAGGACCTCAACAGGGTCGACCGCCAACTCGGCAAGATCGCGCAGCAGGAAGAGAAGCTCCACACCCAAATGGCGGCGAAATCCGAATCCGGCGACTTCGACGCGCTGGGCG
- a CDS encoding 4-(cytidine 5'-diphospho)-2-C-methyl-D-erythritol kinase, producing the protein MNPGTRKPSSLPFVGDRFHARTVRVKAPGKVNVSLSVGPLRPDGYHSVASVYLAVSLYEEVAATSTEAEGITVSISPESTLDLDGVDIPLDERNLAYKAAAIMAEMSEKPTGVHLEITKRVPVAGGMGGGSADAAATLLACDALWNSGLSREELAHLAAELGADVPFSLLGGTAVGLGVGDKLSPALAKAQMDWVLVFADYGLSTPDVFRTLDGLRDSEGAEIAEPVDVDPTILQALRHGDPETLSRVLINDLQRASIALAPQLRDTIGLGEARGALAGMVSGSGPTIALLARDSVSASVLAEELTHRGHTAVAVHGPVHGARIISDTLL; encoded by the coding sequence ATGAATCCGGGCACCCGCAAACCAAGCAGCCTCCCGTTTGTGGGGGACCGCTTCCATGCCCGGACAGTTCGCGTCAAAGCACCCGGAAAAGTCAACGTCTCACTGAGCGTCGGCCCGCTGCGGCCGGACGGCTACCATTCGGTGGCCAGTGTTTACCTTGCGGTTTCCCTGTATGAGGAAGTGGCCGCTACCAGCACCGAGGCTGAGGGGATTACCGTCAGCATCAGCCCGGAAAGCACGCTTGACCTCGACGGCGTTGACATCCCGCTGGATGAGCGCAACCTTGCCTACAAGGCCGCGGCCATCATGGCGGAAATGTCCGAGAAGCCAACGGGCGTTCACCTTGAAATCACCAAGCGTGTGCCGGTCGCCGGCGGTATGGGCGGTGGCTCCGCCGACGCCGCGGCCACGCTGTTGGCCTGCGACGCATTGTGGAACAGCGGCCTCTCCCGCGAGGAACTCGCGCACCTGGCGGCCGAGTTGGGCGCAGACGTGCCTTTTTCGCTCCTGGGAGGCACCGCCGTCGGGCTCGGCGTTGGCGACAAACTCTCTCCGGCCCTGGCCAAAGCGCAGATGGACTGGGTGCTGGTCTTCGCGGACTATGGCCTCTCGACGCCGGACGTGTTCCGCACCCTTGATGGACTCCGGGACTCCGAAGGCGCCGAGATCGCGGAACCCGTGGACGTGGATCCCACCATTCTCCAGGCGCTCCGCCACGGCGATCCCGAGACCCTCAGCCGGGTGCTCATCAACGATCTCCAGCGCGCGTCCATAGCCCTGGCGCCGCAACTCCGCGACACCATCGGACTGGGCGAAGCGCGCGGTGCGCTGGCCGGCATGGTGTCCGGTTCCGGTCCGACCATCGCCTTGCTTGCACGGGACTCAGTCTCTGCCAGCGTCCTCGCCGAAGAACTAACCCACCGGGGCCACACCGCGGTGGCTGTCCACGGACCTGTGCACGGCGCCCGGATCATCTCCGATACCCTCCTTTAG